The following coding sequences are from one Perognathus longimembris pacificus isolate PPM17 chromosome 13, ASM2315922v1, whole genome shotgun sequence window:
- the Ehd1 gene encoding EH domain-containing protein 1 yields MFSWVSKDARRKKEPELFQTVAEGLRQLYAQKLLPLEEHYRFHEFHSPALEDADFDNKPMVLLVGQYSTGKTTFIRHLIEQDFPGMRIGPEPTTDSFIAVMHGPTEGVVPGNALVVDPRRPFRKLNAFGNAFLNRFMCAQLPNPVLDSISIIDTPGILSGEKQRISRGYDFAAVLEWFAERVDRIILLFDAHKLDISDEFSEVIKALKNHEDKIRVVLNKADQIETQQLMRVYGALMWSLGKIINTPEVVRVYIGSFWSHPLLIPDNRKLFEAEEQDLFKDIQSLPRNAALRKLNDLIKRARLAKVHAYIISSLKKEMPNVFGKESKKKELVNNLGDIYQKIEREHQISPGDFPSLRKMQELLQTQDFSKFQALKPKLLDTVDDMLANDIARLMVMVRQEESLMPSQAVKGGAFDGTMNGPFGHGYGEGAGEGIDDVEWVVGKDKPTYDEIFYTLSPVNGKITGANAKKEMVKSKLPNTVLGKIWKLADVDKDGLLDDEEFALANHLIKVKLEGHELPADLPPHLIPPSKRRHE; encoded by the exons ATGTTCAGCTGGGTCAGCAAGGATGCCCGCCGCAAGAAGGAGCCGGAGCTCTTCCAGACGGTGGCCGAGGGGCTGCGGCAGCTGTACGCGCAGAAGCTGCTGCCCCTGGAGGAGCACTACCGCTTCCACGAGTTCCACTCGCCCGCGCTGGAGGACGCCGACTTCGACAACAAGCCCATGGTGCTGCTCGTGGGCCAGTACAGCACGGGCAAGACCACCTTCATCCGGCACCTGATCGAGCAGGACTTCCCGGGGATGCGCATCGGGCCCGAGCCCACCACGGACTCCTTCATCGCCGTCATGCACGGCCCCACCGAGGGCGTGGTGCCGGGCAACGCGCTCGTCGTGGACCCGCGGCGCCCCTTCCGTAAGCTCAACGCCTTCGGCAACGCCTTCCTCAACAG ATTCATGTGTGCCCAGCTGCCCAACCCAGTCCTGGACAGCATCAGCATCATCGACACCCCCGGCATCCTGTCTGGAGAGAAGCAGCGCATCAGCAGAG GCTATGACTTTGCGGCTGTTCTGGAGTGGTTCGCGGAGCGCGTGGACCGCATCATCCTGCTGTTCGATGCCCACAAGCTGGACATCTCGGATGAGTTCTCAGAGGTCATCAAGGCCCTCAAGAACCACGAGGACAAGATCCGTGTGGTGCTGAACAAGGCCGACCAGATCGAGACCCAGCAGCTGATGCGGGTGTACGGGGCCCTCATGTGGTCCCTGGGGAAGATCATCAACACCCCCGAGGTGGTCCGGGTCTACATCGGCTCCTTCTGGTCCCACCCGCTGCTCATCCCCGACAACCGGAAGCTCTTTGAGGCTGAGGAGCAGGACCTCTTCAAAGACATCCAGTCGCTCCCCCGAAATGCCGCCCTGAGGAAGCTCAACGACCTGATCAAGCGGGCTAGGCTGGCCAAG GTTCACGCCTACATCATCAGCTCTCTGAAGAAGGAGATGCCCAACGTCTTCGGTAAGGAGAGCAAAAAGAAGGAGCTGGTGAACAACCTAGGTGACATCTACCAGAAGATCGAGCGGGAGCACCAGATCTCCCCCGGGGACTTCCCGAGCCTCCGCAAGATGCAG GAACTCCTGCAGACCCAGGACTTCagcaagttccaggccctgaAGCCCAAGCTGCTGGACACAGTGGACGACATGCTGGCCAACGACATCGCCCGGCTGATGGTGATGGTGCGCCAGGAGGAGTCCCTGATGCCCTCGCAGGCCGTGAAGGGCGGCGCCTTCGACGGCACCATGAACGGGCCGTTCGGCCACGGCTACGGCGAGGGGGCGGGCGAGGGGATCGACGACGTGGAGTGGGTGGTGGGCAAGGACAAGCCCACCTACGACGAGATCTTCTACACCCTGTCGCCCGTCAACGGCAAGATCACCGGTGCCAACGCCAAGAAGGAGATGGTGAAGTCCAAGCTGCCCAACACGGTGCTGGGGAAGATCTGGAAGCTGGCCGACGTGGACAAGGACGGGCTGCTGGATGACGAGGAGTTTGCCCTGGCCAACCACCTCATCAAGGTCAAGCTGGAGGGCCACGAGCTGCCCGCCGACCTGCCCCCCCACCTCATCCCCCCCTCCAAGCGGAGGCACGAGTGA